One window from the genome of Nicotiana tomentosiformis chromosome 5, ASM39032v3, whole genome shotgun sequence encodes:
- the LOC138892763 gene encoding uncharacterized protein, with protein sequence MHDFIMAEDSELWDVICDGPFVPTKKVGDPAVTVLKTRKAFNDVDRKVIEKKFSAKKILVCGIGPDEYNMIFAYQSAKEIWEALQTAHEGTTQVKQSKIDMLTIEYELFRMKDDKSIQDMHTRFTSIINEMHSLGEILPRNKLVRKILSVLPSSWESKVNAITEAKDLQELTMDELVGNLKTYEMKKKKDNERIPRGRRT encoded by the coding sequence ATGCATGACTTCATCATGGCTGAAGACTCCGAGTTATGGGACGTTATATGTGACGGTCCCTTTGTCCCTACAAAGAAGGTTGGAGATCCAGCTGTGACAGTTCTTAAGACAAGAAAGGCATTCAATGATGTTGATCGAAAAGTCATTGAGAAAAAATTCAGTGCTAAGAAAATTCTAGTTTGTGGAATAGGTCCTGATGAATACAACATGATATTTGCCTATCAATCTGCAAAAGAAATATGGGAAGCTCTACAGACTGCTCACGAGGGAACCACTCAAGTGAAGCAATCCAAGATTGACATGCTCACCATTGAATATGAGCTCTTCAGAATGAAGGACGATAAATCTATTCAAGATATGCATACTCGATTCACTTCCATCATCAATGAGATGCACTCTCTTGGTGAAATCCTTCCCAGAAACAAGCTTGTGAGAAAGATCCTCAGCGTGCTGCCCAGCTCTTGGGAAAGTAAGGTAAATGCTATCACAGAAGCAAAAGATCTGCAGGAGCTGACCATGGATGAACTTGTTGGAAatttgaaaacttatgaaatgaagaagaagaaggacaatgaAAGGATCCCAAGAGGGAGAAGAACCTAG
- the LOC138892764 gene encoding uncharacterized protein — protein sequence MEAFQKGKVPATKRNSVPDKCFKRKNDADNVVKKALAVWGDSSSESEEENDHGDSSMMAVENEVTEYDSIFFLMAQSNDDEDEDDDDEVNFLDVRRNLKSYSSKKLLSLENVLIYAYQSFINDKNALIMELGEAEQSRDDLIVIVVDLKETIESVEKEKDVLTKRVPNIELERDDLLAVVVDLNDTIKELKGEGRHETIHKGKEVANETHLRLEEEMKTMNSRLCIELEKNKQLQEELGRVKSDLEKSLKWTWSSNAITAMYINNGGNRQRIGFQREKTPYNPHSKYVTIPDNWLCTHCGNNGNLKENCKARVRSQQKNKVFAKEGAVKESSQQGYIDSSCSKHMTGSTNDFLSLKALQGGSVSFGSSKKGYILGIGRIGKSPSHSIEDMYYVNGLKYNLLSVSQIYDKGNKSGDLSCLSVVDDDAELWQRRPGHVSFMLLNKLLKKDLVKDSNDNGTAEYPADIEETGSSITTTEAEYVAAASCCAQLLWIKQQLEDFETMLRKGSYA from the exons atggaggcattccaaaaGGGGAAAGTTCCAGCAA CCAAGAGGAACTCGGTTCCTGATAAATGCTTCAAGAGAAAGAATGATGCTGACAATGTTGTAAAGAAAGCTCTTGCTGTATGGGGAGACTCCTCCAGCGAATCTGAAGAAGAAAACGATCATGGTGATAGTTCAATGATGGCAGTGGAAAATGAAGTAACTGAGTATGATTCAATCTTTTTTTTGATGGCCCAGTctaatgatgatgaagatgaagacgacgatgatgaggtaaattttctGGATGTTCGGAGAAATTTGAAATCTTATTCTTCAAAAAAACTCTTGTCTTTGGAAAATGTTTTAATATATGCATACCAAAGttttataaatgataaaaatgctcTAATTATGGAATTAGGAGAAGCAGAACAATCTAGAGATGACCTAATAGTCATTGTGGTAGATTTGAAGGAAACCATTGAGAgtgttgaaaaagaaaaagatgtcTTGACCAAACGAGTTCCTAACATTGAGCTTGAGAGAGATGATCTACTAGCAGTAGTAGTTGATCTGAATGACACAATTAAGGAACTGAAAGGAGAGGGTAGGCATGAGACTATTCACAAAGGTAAGGAAGTTGCTAATGAAACACATCTTAGGCTTGAAGAAGAGATGAAGACAATGAATTCTAGACTGTGTATTGAACTTGAAAAGAACAAACAACTTCAGGAGGAACTAGGAAGAGTCAAGagtgatcttgaaaaatcactcaaatGGACCTGGTCCTCTAATGCTATCACTGCCATGTACATAAACAATGGGGGAAATAGGCAGAGAATTGGGTTTCAAAGGGAAAAGACTCCCtacaaccctcatagcaagtatgttactaTACCCGATAATTGGCtttgtactcactgtggtaaCAATGGGAACCTTAAGGAAAACTGCAAAGCTAGGGTTCGGTCTCAAcagaaaaacaaagtttttgCTAAGGAA GGAGCAGTGAAAGAGAGCAGCCAACAAGGGTACATAGATAGTAGTTGCTCGAAGCACATGACTGGAAGCAcaaatgatttcctttcactcaaagccctgcaaggagggagtgtatcctttggaagcagcaaaaagggatacattctgggaaTTGGAAGAATTGGGAAGTCTCCTTCTCACTCAATTGAAGATATGTACTACGTGAATGGGTTAAAGTACAACCTGTTAAGTGTCTCCCAAATCTATGACAAGGGAAACAAGAGTGGTGATCTCAGTTGTCtaagtgttgttgatgatgatgctgaactatGGCAGAGAAGGCCGGGTCATGTAAGTTTCATGTTGCTGAACAAGTTGctcaagaaggacctg GTCAAGGATTCAAATGACAATGGCACAGCTGAATATCCAGCTGACATAGAGGAAACCGGTTCCTCAATCACTACaactgaagctgagtatgtggcagctgcctcttgttgtgctcaattgttgtggatcaagcaGCAGCTAGAAGATTTTGAGACAATGTTGAGAAAGGGCTCATATGCGTGA